CGCGGTGGTAGTGATACAACTGCGGCTGCGTTAGGTGTAGCTCTCGATGCAGGTTGGGTAGATATTTATACAGATGTAGATGGTATAATGACAGCTGATCCCCGGATTGTTAATGATGCCAGGGCTTTGGAAAAGATTACTTATAACGAAATCTGTCAATTGGCCCATGAAGGTGCAAAAGTAATTCATCCCCGGGCTGTAGAAATTGCAATGCAAAAAAATATCCCTCTTCGAGTAAGATGTACCTTCAGTGATGCACCCGGTACACTGGTTACAAATAATGGTGAAGTATATAAAGGTGCCATCGATATAACCCGGGATCGAATTATTACAGGTATTGCTCAAATTACCGGAATAACACAGCTGAAAATTAATTTATCGGAAGAGGAAACTTTAGGCTGGCATTTACGTATATTTAAGGGTTTGGCATTAGCAGGAATAAGTATTGATTTTATAAACGTCAGTCCTAATACAATCATTTTTACAGTAAAAGATGAATTAGCCCAAAAGGCTGTGGAGGTTTTAGAGAATTTGGGTCTAAGACCTGAAACTTTTCCGGGTTGTGTCAAAATAGCCGCAGTGGGTGCGGGTATGACCGGTGTACCCGGTGTTATGGCCGGTATTGTTGAGGCATTGACTAAAGAAGGGGTTTCCATACTGCAATCAGCAGATTCCTATACTACAATATGGGTACTTGTGCAGCGCAAAGATATGGAGAAAGCAATCCGGGCCCTGCATCAGCAGTTTTTAAATTAAAGGAATAAACTATGTTTATTCTGCAAAAATGAGAGGAAGGTGAATGTTGTGGC
The sequence above is a segment of the Desulfolucanica intricata genome. Coding sequences within it:
- the dapG gene encoding aspartate kinase, producing MKFIIQKFGGTSLSTAELREQVATKVIGAVQEGFIPVVVVSAMGRSGEPYSTDSLLSLVYAVNREIPGRESDLLLSCGEIISGIIMAATIRKKGFPAVFLTGAQAGIITDDNYNDARIKRVDPQAIIKYAGEGNIVVVAGFQGVSENGEITTLGRGGSDTTAAALGVALDAGWVDIYTDVDGIMTADPRIVNDARALEKITYNEICQLAHEGAKVIHPRAVEIAMQKNIPLRVRCTFSDAPGTLVTNNGEVYKGAIDITRDRIITGIAQITGITQLKINLSEEETLGWHLRIFKGLALAGISIDFINVSPNTIIFTVKDELAQKAVEVLENLGLRPETFPGCVKIAAVGAGMTGVPGVMAGIVEALTKEGVSILQSADSYTTIWVLVQRKDMEKAIRALHQQFLN